A DNA window from Betta splendens chromosome 6, fBetSpl5.4, whole genome shotgun sequence contains the following coding sequences:
- the LOC129604206 gene encoding collagen alpha-1(I) chain-like — protein sequence MDAADAGPPGAEMNVDGTRPPGTDAGMARPPGTDAGVARPPGTNAGMAGPPGTDADVAEPPGTNAGVAGPGAASADVVGPPGAASADVVGPPGRGQPCSPEHPQALRDQNLRREGQRTRSPRPAGASLDP from the coding sequence ATGGATGCAGCTGacgctggaccaccaggagccgagatGAACGTGGACGGAaccaggccaccaggaaccgatgcaggcatggccaggccaccaggaaccgatgcaggcgtggccaggccaccaggaaccaatgcaggcatggccgggccaccaggaaccgatgcagacgtggctgagccaccaggaaccaatgcaggcgtggccggaccGGGAGCTGCATCTGCGGACGTGGtcggaccaccgggagctgcATCTGCGGACGTGGTCGGACCACCGGGACGGGGACAGCCGTGCTCCCCTGAGCACCCCCAAGCACTCCGGGACCAAAACCTGCGCAGAGAAGGACAGAGGACACGGAGCCCCAGGCCGGCGGGAGCCAGCTTGGACCCCTAG